A stretch of Salarias fasciatus chromosome 23, fSalaFa1.1, whole genome shotgun sequence DNA encodes these proteins:
- the homer3b gene encoding homer protein homolog 3b isoform X1: protein MYPIHREREQPIFSARAHVFQIDPATKRNWLPASKHAVTVSFFYDASRSVYRIISVGGTKAIINSTITPNMTFTKTSQKFGQWADSRANTVYGLGFSTEQQLQQFAEQFKEVKEAARLAREKSQERFELANPALNIAAPQLSQELSEERHSPPLLTVNGPGEEKLFRSKSAEVELTVEKERVKKMLSEGSMCEINLEAELFTLQDSNAKLVAALQEANSSVEQWKKQLAEYQEETDRLRDQVAELEAQLGHPAAGQAGKEDLSRSVEELEALLSTKDQEIHSLQSKKTDVSELEREREEAMQRLQDVERRNTELEDRIQIAEKTLASNREEQAQAENEVRQVIEALDDKISDLNNLRASLAKLVDK from the exons GGAGCAGCCCATCTTCAGCGCCAGAGCCCATGTCTTCCAGATCGACCCGGCTACGAAGCGTAACTGGCTGCCGGCCAGCAAGCATGCAGTCACCGTGTCCTTCTTCTACGACGCCAGCCGCAGCGTCTACCGCATCATTAGCGTGGGCGGGACCAAG GCCATCATCAACAGCACCATCACCCCTAACATGACATTCACCAAAACCTCCCAGAAGTTCGGCCAGTGGGCCGACAGCCGGGCCAACACCGTCTACGGCCTGGGCTTttccacagagcagcagctgcagcag tTTGCGGAGCAGTTTAAGGAGGTTAAGGAGGCTGCCCGTCTGGCCAGGGAGAAGTCCCAGGAGAGGTTTGAACTGGCCAATCCTGCGCTCAACATCGCTGCTCCACAG CTCTCACAG GAGCTGTCGGAGGAACGTCATTCTCCACCACTGCTCACGGTCAACGGGCCTGGAGAAGAAAAGCTGTTTCGCAGCAAGAGCGCTGAAGTGGAACTGAcagtggagaaagaaagagtcaaGAAGATGCTGTCTGAAGG GTCCATGTGTGAGATAAACTTGGAGGCTGAACTCTTCACTCTGCAGGACAGCAATGCCAAGCTGGTGGCAGCGCTGCAGGAGGCAAACAGCAGCGTGGAACAGTGGAAGAAACAGCTGGCTGAGTATCAGGAGGAGACCGACCGCCTCAGAGACCAG GTGGCTGAACTGGAGGCCCAGCTGGggcatcctgctgctggtcaggcTGGTAAAGAGGATCTGAGTCGAtcagtggaggagctggaagccCTGCTGAGCACTAAAGACCAG gAAATCCACAGTCTACAGAGCAAAAAGACAGATGTGAGTGAGTTAGAGCGGGAGCGAGAGGAGGCTATGCAGAGACTGCAG GATGTGGAGAGACGAAACACCGAGCTGGAGGATCGGATTCAGATTGCTGAAAAGACGCTGGCCTCCAACCGAGAGGAGCAGGCACAGGCGGAGAACGAGGTCCGACAAGTCATTGAAGCTCTCGACGACAAAATCTCCGACCTGAACAACCTGAGAGCGAGCCTGGCAAAACTGGTGGATAAGTAG
- the homer3b gene encoding homer protein homolog 3b isoform X2 produces MGEQPIFSARAHVFQIDPATKRNWLPASKHAVTVSFFYDASRSVYRIISVGGTKAIINSTITPNMTFTKTSQKFGQWADSRANTVYGLGFSTEQQLQQFAEQFKEVKEAARLAREKSQERFELANPALNIAAPQLSQELSEERHSPPLLTVNGPGEEKLFRSKSAEVELTVEKERVKKMLSEGSMCEINLEAELFTLQDSNAKLVAALQEANSSVEQWKKQLAEYQEETDRLRDQVAELEAQLGHPAAGQAGKEDLSRSVEELEALLSTKDQEIHSLQSKKTDVSELEREREEAMQRLQDVERRNTELEDRIQIAEKTLASNREEQAQAENEVRQVIEALDDKISDLNNLRASLAKLVDK; encoded by the exons GGAGCAGCCCATCTTCAGCGCCAGAGCCCATGTCTTCCAGATCGACCCGGCTACGAAGCGTAACTGGCTGCCGGCCAGCAAGCATGCAGTCACCGTGTCCTTCTTCTACGACGCCAGCCGCAGCGTCTACCGCATCATTAGCGTGGGCGGGACCAAG GCCATCATCAACAGCACCATCACCCCTAACATGACATTCACCAAAACCTCCCAGAAGTTCGGCCAGTGGGCCGACAGCCGGGCCAACACCGTCTACGGCCTGGGCTTttccacagagcagcagctgcagcag tTTGCGGAGCAGTTTAAGGAGGTTAAGGAGGCTGCCCGTCTGGCCAGGGAGAAGTCCCAGGAGAGGTTTGAACTGGCCAATCCTGCGCTCAACATCGCTGCTCCACAG CTCTCACAG GAGCTGTCGGAGGAACGTCATTCTCCACCACTGCTCACGGTCAACGGGCCTGGAGAAGAAAAGCTGTTTCGCAGCAAGAGCGCTGAAGTGGAACTGAcagtggagaaagaaagagtcaaGAAGATGCTGTCTGAAGG GTCCATGTGTGAGATAAACTTGGAGGCTGAACTCTTCACTCTGCAGGACAGCAATGCCAAGCTGGTGGCAGCGCTGCAGGAGGCAAACAGCAGCGTGGAACAGTGGAAGAAACAGCTGGCTGAGTATCAGGAGGAGACCGACCGCCTCAGAGACCAG GTGGCTGAACTGGAGGCCCAGCTGGggcatcctgctgctggtcaggcTGGTAAAGAGGATCTGAGTCGAtcagtggaggagctggaagccCTGCTGAGCACTAAAGACCAG gAAATCCACAGTCTACAGAGCAAAAAGACAGATGTGAGTGAGTTAGAGCGGGAGCGAGAGGAGGCTATGCAGAGACTGCAG GATGTGGAGAGACGAAACACCGAGCTGGAGGATCGGATTCAGATTGCTGAAAAGACGCTGGCCTCCAACCGAGAGGAGCAGGCACAGGCGGAGAACGAGGTCCGACAAGTCATTGAAGCTCTCGACGACAAAATCTCCGACCTGAACAACCTGAGAGCGAGCCTGGCAAAACTGGTGGATAAGTAG